The DNA window GTGCGGCCCTCCAGCGCCGGGTTCTCCACGCGGAAGACGCGCAGGTCCAACGGCATGTAGCCCCGGATGAACGCGTCGGCGGTGCCGGGCAGGGGCGCGGAGTCCTCGCCCGCGAGCTCCTTCTCCATGGCCTTGCCGTCCGCCACCGCGTCCCGGCCGAACATCCTGGGCATGAACGACATCAGCACGGTGAAGGCCACCATGCTGATGCAGTAGAGGAACGCATACGACGTGGTGAGGTTGTCGGGGGCCAGCTTCGCGGCCTCGGGTGAGAGCTTCGCGGCGCCGCTGGCGAGGGCTGCCTGCGCCGCGCCGAAGCCCGGCGTGGCCGTGTTGGCGCCCGAGAGGATACCCGCGAGGAGCCCTGGCCCCAGGGTCGTGAAGAAGCGCGACGCGTACACCAGGGCGGAGGACAGCAGCGGCACCAGCAGCGCGAGGAGGATGAGGTGCTTGCCTTCCCGGTGGATACCCCCGAGGAACTGCGGCCCCACCTTCATGCCGATGGCGAAGATGAAGAGGTTGAAGAACACCGTGCTGGTGAACTCCGGCAGGGAGTATTGAATCTTGTGGGTGTGGAAGGCCCAGAAGCTGACGATCAGGGCCAGCAAGAGCGTGGCCGCCGTGGAGCCCATGCCCACGCCCTTCACCTTCACCTCGCCCAGCGCGAAGCCCGCGGCGACGATGAGGAACAGCAGGATGAAGGGCTCGTGGTTCAGGTAGTTCAGGATGGCCCCGAAGACACCGTGCGGCTCCGGCTGCACGGTGGGGGTGGGCTGCCCCTGTGCGAAGGCGATGAGCGCCAACCCGACGGCGGCGGCCCCCGCGAGAGTGATGGCATGGCGCGCCTGGCTTTTCATGCGAGCGTCCTCCGGTCCGTCGGGCACGCTCTAGAAGCGCAACCCCAGGTTGATGGGCAGGTACTGGCCATCGGCGCGCTTGGTGCCCTCGATGGCGTTGAACTTGGGGCCGAAGATGTAGTGGTAGCGGGCTTCCAAGTAGACGCGCATGGCGCCGTAGATGCGGTAGGAGATGCCCACGCCACCATTCAGGCCGAAGTCCGTGGAGCTTCGCGAGCCGATGACGGTGCTCACCGGAACGACGTCGTTGTAGCAAACGAGCAACCAGGGGTCGCAGACCGGGACGAGCGTCGCGCCCGCCAGCTCCGTGATCTCCACCTTGCGGTAGTACAGGCCCGGTCCCCCCGTGAGGTAGAGGCCCACGCGTCCTCGCGGCAGCAGGCCGAAGAGGAAGTTGAGGTTGCCGTACTGCATGATGTGGTCGCCGGCGACGTTCTCGTCCTGGAGGATGCGGTCCTTCAAGTCGAAGTCGCTGTACTGGTACTCGAGGAAGGCCCCGAACCGGTCCGTGAAGTGATAGCCCGCGCCCAACAGGAAGCCCCAGCCCGTGTCGAAGCGATCACTCGTCTCGCCGATCGGGACGATGAAGCTGCCGCCCAGGTTGAAGGTGACGCGCCCGGCGATGGGCGGCTCATCCTCGATGAAGGCCTCGGTGGAGGTGGACTCGGCTGCTTGCCGCAGCGGTCCCGCCAGCGTGGGCGTGGCGACGAGCATCGCGGACAGCATCCAAGGCATGGCGAAGAAACGAGGCATGGGACCCCCTCCTGTCATGGCCTGGTGAAGCTGGGGACGGTGGCGCGGACAGGCTGGTGACCCGAGTGGCTCGCCACTCCCTGGTGGGCTGCTTCGCCGTCGTCTCGTGAGCACTCAGGTGTCGTGCCCGCCTGTCCCTCCTTCGAGGACCGTGCCGCTCGCGTGGGTGTGGACCATCGTCGACGAGACACCTTGCGACGGAGGGGTGCGCGACGATGAAGCGCTTGGAGGCGGGGCGATGGCGGAGCGTGCGGCGGTTCGTTCCGGGACTGAGCCTGGTCCGGAGCTACTCGAAGTCCTGGCTGCGGCCAGACCTGCTCTCCGCGTTGACCATCGCCGCCATGCTGGTGCCGCAGGGCCTGGCCTATGCGCAGATCGTGGGCGTGCGGCCCGTCGCGGGGCTCTACGCGGGCGCGGTGGGGATGCTCGCCTATGCGGTGTTCGGCCCGTCACGCCACCTGATGGTGGGCCCCGAGGCGGGCGCCGCCATCATCGCCGCGAGCGCGTTGGGGGGTGTGGCCGCTGGCGCGGAGCCCGCGCGGTATGCCTCGCTCGCGGCGCTGCTGGCGATGATGGTGGGGCTCATCAGCCTGCTGGCGGGCGTGTTCAAGACCGGAGCGCTGGCGGACTTCCTCTCCAAGCCCATCCTCATCGGCTACACGAACGGCGCGGCGCTCATCATCATCGGCAGCCAGCTGGCGCGGATGTTCGGCCTGGAGCGCGAGTCGGACGACTTTCCGGGACAGGTGCTGGAGGTGGGCCGCAACCTGGGCCACACCCACGTGCCCACGCTGCTGCTGGGCCTGGGCATCATCCTGGCGCTGGTGCTCTTGAGACAGTTCCTGCCGAAGCTGCCCGGCCCGCTCATCCTCGTGGTGGTGACGACGGTGGTGGCGCAGGTGTTCCAGCTCCACCACGGCGGCGTCAAGGTGGTGGGCGCCATCGCCGCCGCGCCGCCGTCGCTGGGACTTCCCTCGGTGGGCTTCTCCGACGTGCGGGCCCTGCTGCCCGCGGCCTTGAGCCTGGCGCTGGTCAACTACGCCAGCTCCGTGCTCGCGGGCCGCATCTACGCGGACAAGCACCGCTACCACCTGGACAGCAACCAGGAGCTGCTGGGACAGGCCGCGGCCAACCTGGCCAACGCGTTCACGCAGGGCTTCCCGGTGACGGGCAGCGACTCGCGCACGGCCGTCAACGACGCGATGGGCGGCAAGTCCCAGCTCGTGGGTGCTGTCGCCGCGGTGCTGGTCACCGTGTTCGCGCTCTTCCTCACGCCGCTCTTGCGCAACCTGCCGCTGGTGACGCTGGGGGCCATCGTCACGGTCGCCGCGGTGTATCTGATGGACGTGCGCTCCATCCTCGCGCTGTGGCGGGTGCGGCGCGTGGAGGCGGTGCTGGCGGTGGTGACGACGCTGGGCGTGCTGGTGTTGGGAATCCTCCAAGGCATCCTCGTCGCCGTGGCGCTGGCGCTGGGCGACCTCATCCGCCGCGCGGCCCATCCCCATGACGCCGTGTTGGGACAGCGCGAGGACGTGCCCGGCTGGCACGACGTCACCCGCCACGCCGACACACGCACCGTCCCGGGGCTGCTCGTCTACCGCTTCGATGCGCCCATGTTCTTCGCGAACGCGCGCTATCTCCGGGAGCAGCTCCGCGCGCTGGTGGCGGAGGCGAAGCCCACGCCTCGAGAGGTGGTGCTGGACGCCAGCGCCGTGTTCGACCTGGACGTCACCGCGGCCGAGGGGCTGGAGAAGCTGCGACGCGAGCTGACGGAGCGGGGAATCGTCCTGGTCATCGCGGATGCGAACGCACCGCTGCGCGGCATGCTGCGCAGGACGGGATTGATGGAGCGGCTGGGCGAGGAGAACGTCTACCTCACGGTGGAAGCGGCGGTGTCCCGGTTCGAGCAGCGCCGCGCACGCGGGGGAATCACTTGAAGGTCGAGAGTGTTGAAGCCAGAAGTGCGAGGCGCTATAGACCTCGCCGTCCGTCGCGCCCGGTGTGGGTGTGACGTACCCGGACGAGACGCGCCGTACCCGGATTCGACAAGACGACGCTCATCCAGGAGTCGTGCGTCATGGCGTGGATTCTTCTCATTGTCGCGGGCCTGCTCGAGGTGGGTTGGGCCATCGGGCTCAAGTACACCGAGGGCTTCACCCGTCTGGTGCCCAGCGTCCTCACGGGCCTGGCCATCGTCGCCAGCATGCTGCTGTTGGGCACCGCCGCGAAGACGCTGCCCATTGGCACCGCGTATGCCGTGTGGGTGGGAATCGGCGCGCTGGGGGCGGCGGTGTTGGGCGTGGTGCTCTTCCAGGAGGCCATCTCTCCGCTGCGCATCCTGTTCCTGGGGATGCTGCTGGTGTCCATCATCGGCCTGAAGGCGACCAGCGGCGCGGGCCACTGACGGCCCACGTGCTCACCAGACGTAGCGCAGGATGAGCTGGCCGTAGGCGAGGGTCGGTTCGCCTGTCTCCTGTGCGCCATCGGAGTCCTGGGTGGGGTACGGGTCGCCATTGAGCGTCACCGTCCCCCCGATGCCGACCTGCAGGTTGGAGCGGCCGGAGTAGTAGATGCCCAGGCCCACCGTGCTGTCGCTCAAGGTCCGGTCAGCCAGGGCGATACGCGTCTCGCGCCCGGTGCGGAAGGCGAACTCCCCCTGCACCACCAGCGGGACGTGGAGCTTCTCGTTGAAGTCCACGGCCGCAGCCACCGCGAGGAAGACTCGGAAGGCATGGGTCTTCTGGTCGAACCGGTGCCCCAAGTCGAGGTCGAACGGGCGCCGGTTCTGCCAGGCGTATTCCACGGAGGCGGACCCCTGGAGCGAGAACATGGGGCCGAAGGACTGCGCCGCGTAGACGCCGCCGTTGAGCGTGGTCTCCCGGTTGGGGACGAAGAGGAGCTGGCCCACCTGGCCTTGGATGATCTCCTCCACGGTGATGGCCGGTGTCTGGAGGATGGCGTTGACGAAGGGGAGCAGGGTGATCTGCCGGCCCCGGTCATAGCCGAGGTTGGCGCGCACGGAGACCTGCGTGCCGCTGTGTTCGCTGTGCAGGAGCCGGACGACTCCGCCCACCTGTCCCACCAGGTCGAGCGTCGCGCCCGAGGACAACAGGCCGCTGGGCGTGGTGCCGGTGATGAGGGTCGCCCGGCCGAAGCCCGCGATGGCCAGCCAGTCCGTGAGCGCCAGGCTCAGGTCCAGCGTCTGCTGGAGGCCGGTGAGCTTGACGTCGAACGGCTCGAGGTCGCCCACCGGGACGTCCGGGACGTCGTAGCGGGCAATGCCTTCGCGGATGCCGAAGTAGGTGGTGACGAACGCGCTCTGCTGGAGCATGGGGAACAGGAAGGTGTGTTCCTTGATGCGACGGGCCTTCGCGCCGCACTCCGCTTCGCATTCCACGCGCTTGTCATTGGCCCAGGCGGTGGGGCTGGTTCCCAGGAACAACGCGAGGCCAAGGCTCAGAAGTGTCTTCGTCATCTCGGCGAACGTGGGGAAGCTGGCCACCCCTGACCATTGCCCCGTGCGCTGACCGAGCGTCGCGGCGAGGACAGCGGATCCTCCGCTCGCGAAAACGCCGTTGTTCCACGGACATTGGTGTCACCGGCGCACGTGACAACCGCTCTTCCATCGCCAGGAAGGGACATGTTTCCCGCTGCGATGGGGAGGAAGCGGAATGGAAGTAACGGAGACCTTGCAAAGGGCCGAGCCGACACAAGCGTGGCGTCCCCATTTGACGCCAGCGCATGAGCAGCTCGCTCCAAGGTTGGAGGCATTCTACCGGGACCTGCATTCGCACCCGGAGCTGTCCATGCAGGAAGGACAGACGGCGGCGAAGGTGGCGCGCTGGTTGGAGCGGTGTGGTTACGAAGTCACCCCGGGCGTCGGGCGGCATGGTGTCGTGGGGGTGTTGCGCAACGGCCCCGGGCCCACGGTGCTGTTGCGCGCGGACATGGATGCGCTGCCGGTGGAGGAGAAGACGGGGCGACCGGATGCCAGCCACGTCCGGGCGAAGGATGCGGGCGGCGGCACCGTGCCGGTGATGCATGCCTGTGGACATGACGTCCACGTCACCTGCCTGGTGGGGGTCGCGGAGCTCCTGGCCACCGCGCGTCATCACTGGCGTGGGACGTTGATGATGGTGGCTCAGCCCGCGGAGGAGACCCTCCAGGGGGCCCGGGCGATGATGAGAGACCACCTCTACGAGCGCTTCGGCAGGCCCGACGTCGCGCTGGCCCAGCACGTGGGGCCGCTCCAGGTGGGCTTCATCGGCCACCACAAGGGCGCCTCGATGATGGCCTCGGCGAACGTGAGGGTCCGCATCTTCGGCAAGGGCGGTCATGGCTCCCAGCCACACCTGGCGGTGGACCCCGTGGTCATCGCGGCCTACCTGGTGACGCGGCTCCAGACCATCGTCTCCCGCGAGGTGGACCTCGCCGCGGGCGGCGCGGTGATTTCCGTGGGGAGTCTTCACGCGGGCTCGCGCTCCAATGTCATCCCGGATGAGGCCGTGCTGGAGATGACGGTGCGCACGCCGACGGATGCGCTCCAGAAGCAGGTGCTGGACGCCATCACCCGCATGGCGAAGGCGGAGTGTGAGGCGGGACGCTCGCCCAGGCCGCCCGAGGTCGAGGTGATGAGCCGCACGCGGGTGATGGTGAACGACGACTCCTACTTCACGCGGGTCCGCTCCGCGCACGCGGCCTGGTTCGGCGAGGACCACATCGTCGACCCGGGCATGGCGAGCGGCAGCGAGGACTTTCCGTCCTTCGACGGTCGCACGTCGGGGGAGGGCGCTCGCGCCGAAGTCCCACTGGTCTACTGGTACTTTGGCGGCACGTCCCACGAAGCGTGGAAACGGGCTCCGGGCAAGACCTTCATGGAGAAGCTCCAGAGCCTGCCGTCGAACCACTCACCACTGTTCGACCCCTCGCTCGACAGCCTCCGCTTCGGCTGTGAATCGATGCTCCTGGCGGCCCTGGCCTGTCTGGGCGAGGAGCCTCGCGCCGAGACATCCGCTGGAGGCGTCCACTGAAAAAGCACCCGAGGGCCGGCTGACGTTTCTACAGGGGCGCAAGCGGACATGCCGCCAAGCGTCCGAAATTCTTCAAAGGCGGGGTGGCACATGGCCTGCTTTGTGCGGCGGTCACCATGAAGTCCCAGAGGAACATCCACCGACCCTTCACCGTGGAGATCGCCGCGGCGGCCTGGAACCAGGTCGCCCGGCTCTCGCGAGAGCGCTATCGCGCCATCCAGGCCCGGCTGGAGGAGGTCGCGGCCCTGGGCGCCCTGGCGGAGGGGAGCGGCTGCTTCCCGTTGGAGGAGCTGACGATCCACTACCACGTGGACACGCGGCGGCGATTGGTGTCGCTGCTGGACATCACTCGCGACAAGGGATGCACGACGAAGAGTCCCGCGAGGCCCTCCACGACACGCGCATCGTGAATGGTGCAATTTTCTCATGCAGCCGTGAGGCGCCGTGAAAGTGAGACGGCGTTGCTCGTGTGAATGAGCATGGATTGGGGTGCGGACGGACCCTTGCATTCGTGAAAGGAGTCAAGCGCGGGCCGTGGGGTTGCGTCATTGCCTGACACTTGC is part of the Myxococcus landrumus genome and encodes:
- a CDS encoding SulP family inorganic anion transporter encodes the protein MKRLEAGRWRSVRRFVPGLSLVRSYSKSWLRPDLLSALTIAAMLVPQGLAYAQIVGVRPVAGLYAGAVGMLAYAVFGPSRHLMVGPEAGAAIIAASALGGVAAGAEPARYASLAALLAMMVGLISLLAGVFKTGALADFLSKPILIGYTNGAALIIIGSQLARMFGLERESDDFPGQVLEVGRNLGHTHVPTLLLGLGIILALVLLRQFLPKLPGPLILVVVTTVVAQVFQLHHGGVKVVGAIAAAPPSLGLPSVGFSDVRALLPAALSLALVNYASSVLAGRIYADKHRYHLDSNQELLGQAAANLANAFTQGFPVTGSDSRTAVNDAMGGKSQLVGAVAAVLVTVFALFLTPLLRNLPLVTLGAIVTVAAVYLMDVRSILALWRVRRVEAVLAVVTTLGVLVLGILQGILVAVALALGDLIRRAAHPHDAVLGQREDVPGWHDVTRHADTRTVPGLLVYRFDAPMFFANARYLREQLRALVAEAKPTPREVVLDASAVFDLDVTAAEGLEKLRRELTERGIVLVIADANAPLRGMLRRTGLMERLGEENVYLTVEAAVSRFEQRRARGGIT
- a CDS encoding amidohydrolase is translated as MEAFYRDLHSHPELSMQEGQTAAKVARWLERCGYEVTPGVGRHGVVGVLRNGPGPTVLLRADMDALPVEEKTGRPDASHVRAKDAGGGTVPVMHACGHDVHVTCLVGVAELLATARHHWRGTLMMVAQPAEETLQGARAMMRDHLYERFGRPDVALAQHVGPLQVGFIGHHKGASMMASANVRVRIFGKGGHGSQPHLAVDPVVIAAYLVTRLQTIVSREVDLAAGGAVISVGSLHAGSRSNVIPDEAVLEMTVRTPTDALQKQVLDAITRMAKAECEAGRSPRPPEVEVMSRTRVMVNDDSYFTRVRSAHAAWFGEDHIVDPGMASGSEDFPSFDGRTSGEGARAEVPLVYWYFGGTSHEAWKRAPGKTFMEKLQSLPSNHSPLFDPSLDSLRFGCESMLLAALACLGEEPRAETSAGGVH
- the sugE gene encoding quaternary ammonium compound efflux SMR transporter SugE; the encoded protein is MAWILLIVAGLLEVGWAIGLKYTEGFTRLVPSVLTGLAIVASMLLLGTAAKTLPIGTAYAVWVGIGALGAAVLGVVLFQEAISPLRILFLGMLLVSIIGLKATSGAGH
- a CDS encoding outer membrane beta-barrel protein, with the translated sequence MPRFFAMPWMLSAMLVATPTLAGPLRQAAESTSTEAFIEDEPPIAGRVTFNLGGSFIVPIGETSDRFDTGWGFLLGAGYHFTDRFGAFLEYQYSDFDLKDRILQDENVAGDHIMQYGNLNFLFGLLPRGRVGLYLTGGPGLYYRKVEITELAGATLVPVCDPWLLVCYNDVVPVSTVIGSRSSTDFGLNGGVGISYRIYGAMRVYLEARYHYIFGPKFNAIEGTKRADGQYLPINLGLRF